In Thauera aromatica K172, one DNA window encodes the following:
- a CDS encoding phosphatidate cytidylyltransferase, translating into MLKERVVTAILLLGGLLGAVFLLPAAGWVVLCAAVCAAAAWEWGGLARFEYPLRMSTAVVFGIVCAMLGFLAGLGRGEPAGAVLLIPLYGISALFWAFVVPFWLARKWTFTRPLLASLVGFVVLIPTALALMQLRALGPWVLLGTMAVVWVADIAAYFSGRAFGRHKLAPSISPGKTWEGAVGAVLAVLLFGFGVLVALGADHAGGAPAIAAALIAWTALSVVGDLFESLLKRQAGLKDSGALLPGHGGILDRIDSLTSTLPLVALATLWLAR; encoded by the coding sequence ATGCTTAAAGAGCGGGTCGTCACCGCGATCCTGCTCCTCGGCGGCCTGCTGGGGGCGGTGTTCCTGCTGCCCGCCGCCGGCTGGGTGGTGCTGTGCGCGGCCGTCTGTGCGGCGGCCGCCTGGGAGTGGGGTGGGCTGGCACGCTTCGAGTACCCCCTGCGCATGTCCACCGCAGTCGTGTTCGGGATCGTCTGCGCCATGCTCGGCTTTCTCGCCGGGCTGGGGCGGGGCGAGCCGGCCGGCGCGGTCCTGCTGATTCCGCTGTACGGGATCAGTGCCCTGTTCTGGGCTTTCGTCGTCCCGTTCTGGCTTGCGCGCAAATGGACCTTCACCCGGCCGTTGCTCGCCTCGCTGGTCGGCTTCGTCGTGCTCATCCCGACTGCGCTCGCGCTCATGCAGCTGCGCGCGCTCGGCCCCTGGGTGCTGCTGGGGACGATGGCGGTAGTCTGGGTCGCGGACATCGCCGCCTATTTTTCCGGGCGTGCGTTCGGACGGCACAAGCTGGCACCTTCGATCAGCCCGGGCAAGACCTGGGAAGGCGCGGTCGGCGCGGTGCTCGCGGTGCTGCTGTTCGGCTTCGGCGTGCTGGTCGCGCTCGGGGCGGACCACGCCGGCGGGGCGCCTGCGATCGCGGCGGCGCTGATCGCCTGGACCGCGCTCAGCGTCGTCGGCGACCTGTTCGAGTCGCTGCTCAAGCGCCAGGCCGGTCTCAAGGACAGCGGCGCCCTGCTGCCCGGCCACGGCGGCATCCTCGATCGTATCGACAGCCTCACCTCGACCCTGCCGCTGGTGGCACTCGCCACCCTGTGGCTGGCCCGCTGA
- the uppS gene encoding polyprenyl diphosphate synthase translates to MSGKRFKSSTRDIPEVASVPRHVAVIMDGNGRWARKRFMPRVAGHSRGVEALRAVIRRCIERGVEYLTVFAFSSENWRRPADEVSFLMQLFLKSLQKEVARLHENGIRFRVIGDLSRFDPQLVGVIREAEALTAANTRFHLSVAANYGGRWDILQAMSRLMARHPGRGEGFSEEELAGELSMSFAPEPDLFIRTGGEKRISNFLLWQLAYTELYFTDTLWPDFDGAALDLAIESYNGRERRFGRTSEQLAAAGGEPRAPHA, encoded by the coding sequence ATGAGCGGCAAACGCTTCAAGAGCTCCACACGCGACATTCCCGAGGTGGCCTCGGTGCCGCGCCACGTCGCCGTCATCATGGACGGCAACGGGCGCTGGGCGCGCAAGCGCTTCATGCCCCGGGTGGCGGGGCATTCGCGTGGCGTCGAAGCCTTGCGCGCGGTGATCCGGCGCTGCATCGAGCGTGGCGTCGAATATCTCACCGTGTTCGCATTCAGCTCGGAAAACTGGCGCCGCCCGGCCGACGAGGTTTCGTTCCTGATGCAGCTCTTCCTCAAGTCGCTGCAGAAGGAGGTCGCCCGCCTCCATGAGAACGGCATCCGTTTCCGCGTCATCGGCGATCTGTCGCGCTTCGATCCGCAACTGGTCGGCGTGATCCGCGAAGCCGAAGCGCTGACTGCGGCCAACACCCGCTTCCATCTGAGCGTCGCGGCCAATTACGGCGGACGCTGGGACATCCTGCAGGCGATGTCGCGGCTGATGGCGCGCCATCCCGGGCGCGGTGAAGGCTTCAGCGAGGAAGAACTCGCCGGCGAGCTGTCGATGTCCTTCGCTCCCGAGCCTGACCTTTTCATCCGTACCGGCGGCGAAAAGCGCATCAGCAACTTCCTGCTGTGGCAACTCGCCTATACCGAACTGTATTTCACCGATACCTTGTGGCCTGATTTCGACGGCGCCGCCCTCGACCTGGCGATCGAGTCCTACAACGGCCGCGAGCGCCGCTTCGGGCGCACGAGCGAACAGCTGGCCGCAGCGGGCGGCGAGCCACGGGCTCCCCATGCTTAA
- the bamA gene encoding outer membrane protein assembly factor BamA yields the protein MNRKLLPGLMVALFAAAPAFAFDPFVVKDIRVEGIQRTEAGTVFNYLPVRVGETFDESQAAQAIKALFATGFFNDVRIETEGDTIVVVVDERPAIAQIDFAGVKEFDKDALKKGLREVGLAESRIFDRALLERAEQELKRQYLSRGKYAATVTTTVTPLERNRVAINFAVDEGGVAKIRQINIIGAKAFKDKDLLDRMQLTTPGWLTWYTKNDQYSRQKLSADLETLRSFYLNQGYLDFNIDSTQVSITPDKQDIYITLNITEGEKYTVGSVRFTGDLVLPESEYQALAQIRPGDTFSREKLTETTKAITDRLGNEGYAFANVNAAPEVDKEKREVAFTVFVDPGRRVYVRRINVGGNTKTRDEVVRREMRQMEGGWYDAEAINRSRTRIDRLGFFEEVNVETPVVPGTTDQVDVNFNVKERPTGNLMLGAGFSSSESIVLSASIAQQNLFGSGNALNLGLNTSKSSRTLSLSFTNPYYTVDGVSLGWDLYHRTYDPTELDSVSPYKTVSTGAGLRLGWPIAEDDQINFGLTADRTQITTYAESPFLYQEFCRDNGCSGADGIGETTVSSLLLTMGWSRDSRDSVIYTRKGVYQRVYGEVTVPAGDLRYAKLGYQYQHWFPIGRDYALMLNADLGWAEGFGGKEVPFYKNYFVGGIGSVRGYEQGSVGPTYIDNDGDITSTGGTRKLVGNAEFYFPMPGAGTDRTFRVSAFFDAGYVWGEQQDPLVKGSTGFVDQDLDFSNLRYSTGLAFSWSSPIGPLKFSFGHPLKKEADDEVQRFQFQLGSVF from the coding sequence ATGAATCGTAAGCTCCTGCCCGGGCTCATGGTGGCCCTTTTCGCCGCAGCGCCGGCCTTCGCGTTCGACCCCTTCGTAGTCAAGGACATCCGGGTGGAAGGCATCCAGCGCACCGAGGCGGGCACGGTGTTCAACTACCTGCCGGTGCGGGTGGGGGAAACCTTCGACGAATCCCAGGCTGCCCAGGCCATCAAGGCCCTGTTCGCAACCGGCTTCTTCAACGACGTGCGCATCGAGACCGAAGGCGACACGATCGTCGTCGTCGTCGATGAGCGTCCGGCGATCGCACAGATCGATTTCGCCGGGGTCAAGGAGTTCGACAAGGACGCCCTCAAGAAGGGGCTGCGCGAAGTCGGCCTGGCCGAGTCGCGCATCTTCGACCGTGCCCTGCTCGAGCGGGCCGAACAGGAACTCAAGCGCCAGTACCTGTCGCGTGGCAAATACGCCGCCACGGTGACCACCACGGTGACGCCGCTCGAGCGCAACCGGGTCGCGATCAACTTCGCGGTGGACGAGGGCGGCGTCGCCAAGATCCGCCAGATCAACATCATCGGCGCGAAGGCCTTCAAGGACAAGGACCTGCTCGACCGGATGCAGCTGACCACGCCGGGCTGGCTGACCTGGTACACGAAAAACGATCAGTACTCGCGCCAGAAGCTGTCGGCCGACCTCGAGACCCTGCGCTCCTTCTACCTGAACCAGGGCTACCTCGACTTCAACATCGACTCCACCCAGGTCTCGATCACCCCCGACAAGCAGGACATCTACATCACCCTGAACATCACCGAAGGCGAGAAGTACACCGTCGGCAGCGTGCGTTTCACCGGTGATCTGGTGTTGCCCGAGTCCGAATACCAGGCGCTTGCCCAGATTCGTCCCGGCGACACGTTCTCGCGCGAAAAACTCACCGAAACGACGAAGGCGATCACCGACCGGCTCGGTAACGAGGGTTATGCCTTCGCCAACGTCAACGCCGCCCCCGAAGTCGACAAGGAAAAACGCGAAGTCGCGTTCACCGTATTCGTCGACCCGGGCCGCCGCGTCTATGTGCGCCGCATCAACGTCGGCGGCAACACCAAGACCCGCGACGAGGTGGTCCGTCGCGAAATGCGGCAGATGGAAGGCGGCTGGTACGACGCCGAGGCGATCAACCGTTCGCGCACCCGCATCGACCGTCTCGGCTTCTTCGAGGAGGTCAACGTCGAAACTCCGGTGGTGCCGGGCACGACCGACCAGGTCGATGTGAACTTCAACGTCAAGGAACGACCCACCGGCAACCTGATGCTGGGCGCCGGCTTCTCGAGTTCGGAGAGCATCGTGCTGTCGGCATCGATCGCGCAGCAGAACCTGTTCGGCAGCGGCAACGCGCTCAACCTCGGTCTGAACACGAGCAAATCCAGCCGCACCCTGTCCTTGTCCTTCACCAACCCGTACTACACCGTCGACGGCGTCAGTCTCGGTTGGGACCTGTACCACCGCACCTACGACCCGACCGAACTCGATTCGGTGTCGCCCTACAAGACGGTGTCGACCGGCGCCGGCCTGCGCCTGGGCTGGCCGATCGCCGAAGACGACCAGATCAATTTCGGCCTCACTGCGGACCGCACCCAGATCACGACCTACGCGGAAAGCCCGTTCCTCTACCAGGAATTCTGCCGGGATAACGGCTGCAGCGGCGCCGATGGCATCGGCGAAACCACGGTCAGCAGCCTGCTGCTGACGATGGGCTGGTCGCGCGACAGCCGCGACAGCGTCATCTACACGCGCAAGGGGGTCTATCAGCGCGTCTATGGCGAAGTGACCGTCCCCGCCGGCGACCTGCGCTACGCCAAGCTCGGCTACCAGTACCAGCACTGGTTCCCGATCGGCCGCGACTATGCGCTGATGCTCAACGCCGATCTCGGCTGGGCGGAGGGTTTTGGCGGCAAGGAGGTGCCGTTCTACAAGAACTACTTCGTCGGCGGCATCGGTTCGGTCCGCGGCTACGAGCAGGGCTCGGTCGGCCCGACCTACATCGACAACGACGGCGACATCACTTCGACCGGCGGCACGCGCAAGCTCGTCGGCAATGCCGAGTTCTACTTCCCGATGCCGGGGGCGGGCACGGACCGTACCTTCCGCGTCTCGGCCTTCTTCGATGCCGGTTACGTTTGGGGCGAACAGCAGGACCCCCTGGTCAAGGGCAGCACCGGCTTCGTCGACCAGGATCTCGATTTCAGCAACCTGCGCTACAGTACCGGCCTGGCCTTTTCGTGGAGTTCGCCGATCGGGCCGCTCAAGTTCAGCTTCGGCCATCCGCTGAAAAAGGAAGCGGACGACGAAGTCCAGCGCTTCCAGTTCCAGCTCGGCAGCGTGTTTTGA
- a CDS encoding OmpH family outer membrane protein, with the protein MNVRTLSLVAAALVGISQAAIAETKIGFVNSDRVMREAAPAVRAQQRLEKEFEKRDQELQRLAKDLQSMQEELERNGTTMADSDRRTKERALGELNRDFQRKQREFREDLNQRRNEELASVLDKANRTVKQIAESESYDIIFQEAVYASPKIDITDKVIKTLSEAK; encoded by the coding sequence GTGAACGTCCGCACCCTCTCCCTGGTGGCCGCCGCGCTGGTCGGCATTTCCCAGGCCGCCATCGCCGAGACGAAGATCGGCTTCGTCAATTCCGATCGCGTGATGCGCGAGGCCGCACCCGCCGTGCGCGCCCAGCAGCGACTGGAGAAGGAATTCGAAAAGCGCGACCAGGAATTGCAGCGCCTGGCGAAGGACCTGCAGTCCATGCAGGAAGAACTCGAGCGCAACGGCACGACCATGGCCGACAGCGACCGGCGCACCAAAGAGCGCGCCCTGGGCGAGCTCAACCGCGACTTCCAGCGCAAGCAGCGCGAATTCCGCGAGGATCTCAACCAGCGCCGCAACGAGGAACTCGCCTCGGTGCTGGACAAGGCCAACCGCACGGTCAAGCAGATCGCCGAGAGCGAAAGCTACGACATCATCTTCCAGGAGGCGGTCTACGCCAGCCCGAAGATCGATATCACCGACAAGGTCATCAAGACCCTGTCCGAGGCCAAGTAA
- the rseP gene encoding RIP metalloprotease RseP, whose amino-acid sequence MNLLNYLIPFALALGLLILVHEMGHYLVARWCGVKVLRFSIGFGKPLYVRRAGRDGTEWAIAAFPLGGYVKMLDEREAPVAPAELHRSFNRQSVYRRFAIVAAGPLANFLLAIVLYWGLFVAGTEELRPRIALSDTPAIAVAAGVREGDLVVAVDEEPVLSWQDLRWVLLRHALDRREVLLQVRTLEDVETFRRFDLSGIAIDGEDQDLIARIGLKPWRPLIRPVLGRLSEDGAAARAGLLPGDEVLAIGGEPIAAWGELVLKVRQAPGVPLRFEIRRAGEEAEYLVTPDAASENGERIGRIGVAVAEPAPGGLSMFATVRYGPFDAAAKAVRQTWETSVLSLQMIGRMITGEVSWKNLSGPVTIADYAGQSAQLGLSHYLKFVALISISLGVLNLLPIPVLDGGHLLYYTVEIIKGGPIPERVMEIGQQIGLVLLVMLMAFAFYNDINRLISG is encoded by the coding sequence ATGAACCTGCTGAACTACCTGATTCCGTTCGCGCTCGCCCTCGGTCTGCTGATCCTGGTGCATGAGATGGGGCACTACCTCGTCGCCCGCTGGTGCGGAGTGAAGGTGCTGCGCTTTTCGATCGGTTTCGGCAAGCCGCTGTACGTCCGGCGCGCCGGGCGCGACGGCACCGAGTGGGCGATCGCCGCCTTCCCCCTGGGGGGCTACGTGAAGATGCTCGACGAACGCGAAGCGCCGGTCGCGCCGGCCGAGTTGCACCGCAGCTTCAACCGTCAGAGCGTGTATCGGCGCTTCGCCATCGTCGCGGCCGGTCCGCTGGCGAATTTTCTCCTCGCCATCGTGCTGTACTGGGGACTGTTCGTGGCCGGAACCGAGGAGCTGCGCCCGCGCATCGCGCTCTCCGATACGCCGGCCATCGCCGTCGCCGCGGGGGTGCGCGAAGGCGATCTGGTGGTGGCGGTGGATGAGGAGCCGGTGCTCAGCTGGCAGGATCTGCGCTGGGTCCTGCTGCGCCATGCCCTCGATCGGCGCGAAGTGCTGCTCCAGGTGCGCACGCTCGAAGACGTGGAGACTTTCCGGCGGTTCGATCTGAGCGGGATCGCGATCGATGGCGAGGACCAGGATCTGATCGCCCGCATCGGCCTCAAGCCCTGGCGCCCGCTGATCCGGCCGGTGCTCGGACGCCTGTCCGAGGACGGTGCGGCCGCCCGCGCCGGATTGCTGCCGGGCGACGAGGTGCTTGCCATCGGCGGCGAGCCGATTGCGGCCTGGGGCGAGCTGGTGCTCAAGGTGCGCCAGGCGCCCGGTGTGCCGCTGCGCTTCGAGATCCGGCGCGCAGGGGAGGAGGCGGAATACCTCGTGACTCCCGATGCGGCGAGCGAGAACGGCGAGCGCATCGGCCGCATCGGCGTCGCCGTGGCCGAGCCGGCACCGGGCGGATTGTCGATGTTCGCCACCGTGCGCTACGGGCCTTTTGATGCGGCGGCGAAAGCGGTCCGCCAGACCTGGGAAACCAGCGTGCTCAGCCTGCAGATGATCGGCCGCATGATCACCGGAGAAGTGTCGTGGAAAAACCTCTCCGGGCCGGTGACGATCGCCGACTACGCGGGCCAGAGCGCGCAGCTGGGATTGAGCCATTACCTGAAGTTCGTCGCCCTCATCAGCATCAGCCTGGGGGTGCTCAACCTGCTTCCCATCCCGGTGCTGGACGGCGGACACTTGCTGTATTATACGGTCGAGATCATCAAGGGCGGCCCGATCCCGGAGCGCGTCATGGAGATCGGTCAGCAGATCGGTCTCGTCCTCCTGGTGATGCTTATGGCATTCGCCTTCTATAACGACATCAATCGTCTCATTTCCGGCTGA
- the ispC gene encoding 1-deoxy-D-xylulose-5-phosphate reductoisomerase: MAEHAPQRLTLLGATGSIGQSTLDVVARHPQRFQVFALSAQRQDDKLLAQCLQFAPRYAVMVDEEAAARLAAGLRAAGSATEVLSGAKALESIAAAPEADMVMAAIVGAAGLRPTLAAARAGKKVLLANKEALVLSGALFMDAVAASGATLLPIDSEHNAVFQSLPAGYAREPLAAGVRRVLLTASGGPFRAAAPEALAAVTPEQACAHPNWVMGRKISVDSATMMNKGLEVIEAHWLFGVPAEMIEVVIHRQSVIHSMVEYADGSVIAQLGNPDMRTPIAHAMAWPERIDAGVRSLDLFEIARLDFERPDLRRFPCLGLAFEALRAGGAAPAVLNAANEEAVAAFLERRIGFLDIARVITACLERSATLTVDSLEAVFAADACGREWARSEIRQRQAAR; the protein is encoded by the coding sequence ATGGCTGAACACGCACCTCAACGCCTCACCCTGCTGGGGGCCACCGGCTCGATCGGGCAAAGCACGCTCGACGTGGTCGCGCGTCATCCGCAGCGTTTCCAGGTTTTTGCCCTCAGCGCCCAGCGCCAGGACGACAAGCTGCTCGCCCAGTGCCTGCAGTTCGCGCCGCGCTATGCGGTGATGGTGGACGAGGAGGCGGCCGCGCGCCTGGCGGCCGGCCTGCGCGCGGCGGGCAGCGCTACCGAAGTGCTGAGCGGGGCGAAGGCGCTGGAGAGCATTGCCGCCGCTCCCGAGGCGGATATGGTGATGGCCGCCATCGTCGGCGCCGCCGGGCTGCGCCCGACCCTGGCCGCGGCGCGGGCGGGCAAGAAGGTGCTGCTCGCCAACAAGGAGGCATTGGTCCTGTCCGGAGCGCTGTTCATGGACGCGGTCGCCGCCAGCGGCGCGACCCTGCTGCCGATCGACAGCGAGCACAACGCCGTGTTCCAGTCCCTGCCTGCCGGCTATGCGCGCGAGCCGCTGGCGGCGGGCGTGCGCCGGGTGCTGCTCACCGCTTCCGGCGGGCCGTTCCGCGCCGCCGCGCCGGAGGCGCTTGCCGCGGTCACGCCCGAACAGGCCTGCGCCCACCCCAACTGGGTGATGGGACGCAAGATCTCGGTCGATTCGGCGACGATGATGAACAAGGGCCTCGAAGTGATCGAGGCGCACTGGCTGTTCGGCGTCCCGGCGGAGATGATCGAGGTCGTCATCCATCGCCAGAGCGTCATCCATTCGATGGTCGAGTACGCCGACGGCTCGGTGATCGCCCAGCTCGGCAACCCCGACATGCGCACCCCGATCGCGCACGCCATGGCATGGCCCGAGCGCATCGATGCCGGCGTGCGTTCGCTCGACCTGTTCGAAATCGCGCGGCTCGACTTCGAACGTCCCGACCTGCGCCGCTTCCCTTGCCTGGGACTGGCCTTCGAGGCGCTGCGCGCGGGCGGCGCGGCGCCCGCGGTGCTCAACGCCGCCAACGAGGAGGCGGTGGCCGCGTTCCTCGAACGGCGCATCGGCTTTCTCGACATCGCCCGCGTGATCACCGCCTGCCTGGAACGCAGCGCCACGCTCACGGTCGATTCGCTCGAGGCGGTGTTCGCCGCTGACGCCTGCGGCCGTGAATGGGCCCGCAGCGAAATCCGCCAACGACAGGCTGCCCGATGA